The Triticum aestivum cultivar Chinese Spring chromosome 5A, IWGSC CS RefSeq v2.1, whole genome shotgun sequence genomic sequence CTTACGTATAGACCCATGATTAGGTAACTACTTCTTCTTTTATTCGAAGTATCCAATGGAAAGTGGGCCTCTATCTACAGGTCATGGATACCTGGGTGCTAGAAAGGTTACCGAACCAGGGTTAAGTGAGGCTGTTCAAACTTCACGGCCTTCACTATCGGATGTATATGAGTAAAATCAGACATCAGTATCACAACCTAGCGTTATCCAGATCTTTCGTTGATCCAGGCGATTTTGGGAAGGACTCAGCATTCTCCCACAAAAGGCCAGGCCTTGAGTTTCTAGCCGACTCATATAAGTTAGGGTGTCAATTTTTTTTAGGTGACGTATCTTTCTCTCTGATGTTCTCCGTGGTCTCAAAGGATGATCAGTCGGATAGCGACATTGGTAAATAAAAAGAAGAAGTTTACACGCCGGGTGCATACTTCAGTGCCACTAATTAGCGACTTTTTTTTGCCCTTTACCTACACCATGTAGACCGGAGGATTACACAGAATCCCATTGGCGAGTTTCAGACAGCTAGGTTATTCAAGAAACTTGGAATACCAACTCCAATGCTTGGCTTGCTGAATCAGCATATGGATTACTTCATTGAATTTCTCGGCCCGAGCTCTTGTGATTGGTCCACTTGGCAGGTGGAGTGGATCCTTAGCAGGTTCATGTGTTCCTTGTTTACGTAGCTCTTCTGTTGGATCACGTAGCCCCTTCGTTGGATTACGTTGCTCTGCCCTTGgattacttgagtcatttctggGTTTACTTGGCTGCTCCGCAACATGTTGGTTACTTGATCCTTCGCTTTGTTTACTTGGGAGCCCAATACTTATTGGTTGGGAAAATTACCTTCAAAGGAAAATGCTCCTCCCACTGGACCGAAAAACCCATATATTCCCATGGGAATGGGTGGTGCTGAACAAGCAGGCAGGCCCAACGTTGTTTATCTTTACTGCAATCCTGGTTAGGTAAAAGGAATTACGCAGCAGCGGGTACGTGATTAGTTACAACCAACGGAAAGACTTATTGAAATAATAGGGAATTTCATCATCCAGTCTACTCCTAGGACTACATCATATGCTCCCAACTCCATGGCCAACAAATCAAACTTCAATCGATATCCTTGCATCTCCCACTGTACACCAGAACACATCCCATACAATCGGCCCAAAGAGCATCAATGAGCAGGCCTACTAAATAGGCATAGAGATACAttagccgagtttgcttacaacaactgcTATCACTCTAGCATCGgaatggcacctttcgaagcactCTACGGGAACCTTTGTCGTACCCCGATTTGTTGGGGTTGGCACGTACCGACCGACGGGGCCACAGAAGATGAAGGAGAGTGCCGAGAAGATTCCACTTATTCTAGATTAAAAGCAGTTCAGGACCAGGTACGCCGACCACGATATTTGGAGTTTGCAGTAGGTGatcatgcttgacttcggcttgaACCTACAAAGGGTGTGATGCATTTTTGAGTGAAGGATTAGGTATAGCTGACCGATACATTGGACCTTTCTTGGCCCATATCCCCCTAGCCCTTACTCCCTTGTTTCGGTGGTTGGTCTCTACCTTTTTCTGTCTCTTGGCTAGTTTGTCTTCCTCTTCTTTTTGAGGGTAACGTAGTCAAAATCCTTTATTTCAGGGGATTTCCCTTTTCTTTCCAAATGAATTTATGCTTAGTCTAAAATTGGTAAATACcaaataataatatatatatattattattatttgaaaTATGTACCAGTTTCCTGAAACTAACAAATAGAGTTATAGCTTTGATTGACTTACTAGCTTACGGGAACGCTTTGAATCTCAACTTACTTTGAACGAGTGCTTCCCACATAGATTGCTGGAAAGAGGAGTGAGCCGGGGCAGAACTTGAAGCACGGGAGAAGGAAAAAGAAGTATACAAGGGGTGCGTAGTTGGTATATGTACGGTATAGACCTTTCTTTGTGAATAGCTAGTTCAGTTACAAGGGTGTATACAAAGGTCTGCTTATAGGTTGAAAAAGCCTGTAGAGATAGCCTAGATAGCCAAGAAGATATACGTATTTCATAGAGCTAGCTAATAAAGCTTTTGTTAACTTCAAATAGGCTATTGAATGCAATGGCAAATAAAGAAGAAGAAAGTGCCAGAGCTAAGAGCTAATATATTCCCAGTCTATGCATGGATAAAGGAATGGTAAGAGCTATGAGCAGTTTATTAAACTACACTATGGCTAATATATATAAGGACAAATCAACTAGAAAAAACCGTTGCCAAAGAAACCATTTGTTTAAGCTTATTCGTTCGCGCTAGGCTAAAAAACTAGATAGAAGAACTAGAGGCCGCCAAGGTCTTCAACCATTAGCAGGTAGGATCCTTTGCTTACTACTTGAAGCAGAAACCTAGAAGAGGAATTCTTTCTATTCCAAAATCCATCTTCTTTCCGGTCCGCTTCATTCATTCCCTTACTAATAAATCCAATTCATCGCTAATGGCGAAACCAGCCTGTATGTACACCGCACAACTAACTGTTGCTTGGTAGGTTCGATCAGCTCTTCTCACCTTTCCGTCGACATCTACTAAGGCTTCAGCTTAAGTGGGTTCAGCCGCCCCAAATCTGACTCGATCCAGGGTTATATATCATAAAGGGCTTCGACAAGGGGTTTGATTCGTTCTTTGAGCAAAAAGATAAGGTCGGAATACCGGAGTTCTTTCTTTGCTTCCAAGAACATAGATTCCTTCTTCAACCCAGGTCATGACCGAGGGCGGGTATCTCACTCGCATATCTAGAGCCCAGCATCTCTCCTGAACGACACCTTCTGCAGACTCTACTGGTGGTATTTCCCGAGGCGAGGGTCAATATGTGCATTCATATCGGTCAGGAAACGACAATGACTCTTCTTCTTTCCGGGAAGCTATGGGCACCTCACAATTCTTATATGACATTAGTGGAAGCGAACATTCGTAGCATTCATTGTCACCGATCATtgacaaaagaagaaaaagaagccgtACGACAACTTAAGGAATCTTTAGATTTGGCGGCTATAGACTCAAAGGGCACAGACAGGCTGCTGGTACTTTTATTTTAGCTAACTAAAGTCCAACTTCCTTTGCCGAAAGAGGATGAAACGGATCAGCCGATTCAACTTAGCATTACCCGACTCGTAACTTCAAGCACAACCATCCATCTCAATCCAAAATCTCCGATCGTCTGTGATCCAAACCCAAACTCTCCTCCGGTTTTGGATATATAGACAGTGCCTGCTCTCAAACCAACCAAGACAGCAGCAAGTTCCTATCGAGAACAAGACGACAGATCAATATGACCAATTTCTATAATATCTCGGGTGAATACGTGAAAAAGTGTTGCTTAGCTCAGTGAAATGGAATAAGGAAGAGAAAGTGTAGTGTGATAAGGGAAGATGCAAGTCAATTTTGAGGTTTTCAAGCAAGGGCTGAGATAGATATACAAACCAGAAGAATTCACATCAGAACCCTTTCCTGCTTCCCCTTTTTACCCATTGGACTCGACTCACATTTTGATCTCCTACGCTTGCTTTCACAGTCCCCCTACGAGCAGCCCGGAATCAATGAAGGAGTTCATTCAGCACCGAGCCGAGCGAGCGTAGATTCAATATGTTGATTGTACCGAACGAAGGATTTGCCTTATCACGAAAGCCACATTCGTTTCGTTTGAGGAAGTCACACGTCCTGTTCCCTATAAATAAGGAGATTCATTCTTTTTTTTCAGAaatcccctcttcttcctcctcaagccccTATCACAAGACCAAGCGGATCTCATCCTGCAGAAGACTCAGAGCGGATCTATCTAATGGCATGGCTGGCTGTCGGATGTGATCTATTCTCGTGTCACATCGCTTTCTTTCTTCTCCCTCCATTTTCTTCACTACTACCGCTTCTACACATAAATCAAAGAAGCATTGTGGAATAGTGGCATTTCGTTAATGGCTAAAATGTTCTTAGTGAAAGGGTTGCCGCAAAACCGGCAAACTCAGAGCGGTCTCTGAAAGTGAATAGGAGCATAGCGGCATCATCCAAGCCAAACACGTCTCCTCAGTCAAGGGTCTTCTCGCGCAAATAAGATCAAAAACATAACAACTGATTTCGCTTAATGCATGTCACTCGCCCGCTCTCAATACAGCAAGTGACTCTCTCTCACAAGACAGAGAAAGATTACCGATTCATCCAATCCAATTTGATCAGAAGTGAGTTCATTGTTGTTGTATAGCGAAACCTTTCCTTGACAAAACCATTCTCAGCTAATAGAAGCCGAGCTATCTATCCAGATCAGGGTTGAACGAAGCGAATGGAAAAGCCAAAGAAAACTTAAATCCATTGCGATTAGAAACCAGTGACTCTACAGCcagggctcgatggcgatgtaagATAGAAAGAATGGGGAGTTAGGGCTTCGGTTTCCTCTGTAGCCAGTTTCAATTCCAAATCATTTGCCGACATGCGGACTCACTTCTCTTTTATGGGATGACTTTTATTATCCAAGTTGTCTATTTACGTGGGTGAATCAAGTACAACAAGTCAGGTCAGAGCTTGTGGTAGAAGATTGGGCTCTGCTACGCAGATCCACTCAACTAGGAAAGAAGTACGCATTGCTGACTGACTGTTTGAACGATCCTAGTTACTAGTAGCTAATCAAGTCAGAGTAGGGTGGCCGAGAAGCTTCTTGCCGGTGCCCCCAAAAGCAAAGCACAGACTCTACTCACCCACGCGTTTTCCACCtacggagggagaaatcatcgaaATATCCTCATCCCCTGAAAGGGAACCCGAAAACAGGACGAGAGTGGATAGGGTGACTAAGGAGGCCGTAAAAATTAGTAGTGCATTTTTGAAAGATAAGATTACAAAAAGGCGAGAGCAGCATAATTGTTAGTTAGGGGTAAGAGGGGACGGGCCCGTATAGAAAGTCAATCCTTCTTTTTCCGATATGCCGCTCCGCAAGCAAGGAGTGCCACGCACGAGCGGAGCGAAAACTAAGCAAGGGGAATTCCGTCATTCCATGGAAAGCATGCGAAATCCTTTGATTGTTTATAGAATCAAAATAACTATATAGTCTTTCTTGTTCCACTTGCAAGGCAAGGAAAATAAAATGTCAGTTTCGTTATTACAAccttatttttttatgtcaaagaCAAAAAGCTACGCGCAAATTCTCATTGGATCTCGGTTGTTCTTAACAGCAATGGCTATTCATTTAAGTCTTCGGGTAGCACCACCAGATCTTCAACAAGGTGGAAATTCTCGTATTTCGTATGTACATGTTCCTGCAGCTCGGATGAGTATAGTTATTTATATCGCGACGGCTATAAACAGTTCCTTGTTCCCATTAACAGAACATCCCCTTTTTCTTCGCTCTTCCGGAACCGGTACAGAAATTGGTGATTTTTCTACTTTGTTTACGTTAGTGACTGGGGGGTTTCGGGGAAGGCCTATGTGGGGTACCTTTCGGGTGTGGGATGCTCGTTTAACTTCTGTATTCATCTTGTTCCTTATTTACCTGGGTGCACTGCGTTTTCAAAAGCTTCCTGTCGAACCGGCTCCTATTTCAATCCATGCTGGACCGATCGATATACCAATAATAAAGTCTCCAGTCAACTGGTGGAATACATCGCATCAACCTGGGAGCATTAGCCGATCTGGTACATCAATACATGTTCCTATGCCCATTCCAATCTTGTCTAACTTTGCTAACTTCCCCTTCTCTACCCGTATCTTGTTCGTTCTAGAAACACGTCTTCCTATTCCATCTTTTCCCGAATCTCCCTTAACGGAAGAAATAGAAGCTCGAGAAGGAATACCACTAAAAACCTAGTTCGCTCTCAAATAAAAACCTAGTTCACTCGCTAAAGCATCCATGGCTGAATGGTGAAAGCGCCCACCAACCTAGAAAGGCAAAATGGGTCAAAAAGTAGGTTCGATTCCTGCCGGATGCACTGCCTCTTAAAGACAGAAACAGAGGAGGGAAAGAAGGTAGTATAGGGAACTTGCTTTTGGATTCTTATCGAAAGTGAATCCCTCTAACACTTCTGTTAGTGTTTTATGAGAAAATCTTTTATAGACACAACAAGTGTGAAAATCCTTAGTCACTAGGCAAGAAAGCTCGATGGGAACAAAAAGGATACAATTAGTTCATAATCAAAAAAATGTACAATTTCAAAGGAAAGAAGGAATGGCAAGTTTCCCTCCATTGAACATCAATCAATCTAGAAATAGGTAAAGGAAGGCGTATCACAGGGGTATTTTGCTTTTTTTCTATTCACTTCCGTGGGGTTCTAAATTGAAAACATGAACACAAACGAAATCGTATTGAAattacataaaaaaagaaaagggaggagTAGCTCTTGGTTTAAAGAAAAGGGAGGAGATGGATCGAATTCAGTCTTTTTCCTTTCTTTGATGATCTTCCACACATCTATTTGAATTCCCTGCAAGTGAAGGATTTCTCGTATGGAGGAAAACCTCTTGAGCGCTATCTGATCTTATTTTTGTATTTCAAATATGGGACCTGCCTTTTTAATGGGACATCCCGGCAACAGGCCTACTCATGCATGTGGCCAAGTACTCGACCAATCCTCGGAGCGAAGGAATGAACGAATTGTCGAGGTCTGGTTCATTGAGGTCAGCATCACATGAAACCTTTAGCACTTCCGTTCGATATTGGATGGAGTATGGCTGGAAGGTCAGCCTAGCTAGTCTTGTCAATCGGCCCTGACTCGTCTTCTCCTTGGTACCTACCGCTATTGAACTTCGGTACCTATATTCCTGAAACAAGACAGACCTTCATGAAGACCTTCTATTTTGGAATAAGATTGGACATTTCCACATTGAGGTGAAATTACATATGAGGAAAATAATCCTGGACTACGAAAGCTGCCCTTGTGTGGTAGAACCAGGTCTTCCACCGGGCGGTCAGCCAAGTACTGAAGCCCCTATCTTGATATAGAATAGAAGTGAGTTCACACTAAAAATAGAAGAAGCCCTATGATTTTGGAGCCCTGCTATCAATCACTTCGGTAAAGGGATCGAAAGATTATGGTCTGAAATAGAGATTTGAGAGTCCCTCGTGTGAGTACGTGCTGAAGAGCAAGGAGTGAAAGTGCGTTCATCTTTCTTTCTGCTAGTTGTTTCCTGCTAATAGTGATTAGTGAGTGCCCCATACATAGCCAATGTCCGCCCGTGTTCACATCCAGTCTTCTCTGTACACTAGTGCAGCTTCCAGCTCTATGCTATGTATGGTAGTCGTTTGACTCGGGAATCCCTGATAAAAGCTTTTAGTCCGTGCCTGGCAGTTTCAGCCGTGGTCCAGTCCAACAGCCTCTTTTCGATCCAAGAGTCGCATGAGAAGAAAGCTTCTGGTTAGCTTCAGTTAGTGTTAGTTAAATAGAACGGGAACCTCGTAACTATGCCAAGCCCGATCTTGGTTCCAATGCTGCAGAGAAAGGTTATGGGTAAAAAGAAGGTCTTTATCCTGGTGTCATTTACTTTCATAAAGCAAATCTTAGTAAATAAATGTGGGTGATCCTACTTAGTATAAGACTTATATTGTGGTGTGAGGTACTAATATAACTCCACTTTATGCGTATAGGAAGGCGGCTGCTTAGAATGCTAAACAGGCCTACTAGATGGCTTATGCTAGAACAAGTCAAGCTCAACAATGCTTAAGCCCAAGGAATGGATGCGTTAAAGACTGGAAATATAGAGTTTATCTCAACCTAACCTATGCAAGCACTTATCCCCTTGCCTTGGATTAAGCACTACAACTATATGTGACTTAGAATCTGACCAGTAACTATACCTTATGAAAAGTAAGCACTAGCTATAGACAGAACTATATAGTCCCGAGTAAGTGGCGCGGAGCGGATTGCAATAAAGCAATAGAGAGTTAGCTACATATATTGAAGTTGAATCTATGCTCTTTGCAAGGCAAAAAGCTATCCAAGATAGTAAGTACTCGGCGGTATACTCCTGTAGCTCCTTGATTCCTTACGCAAGTTAGAGCCTTATGAAAGAGGGAAGACTGCTTATTAATAGGCAACTTTTCTTTAGACATAAAAAAAAGACTGCTATTTGAGGGAATGCAGCATGGGCCCTATAACTTGCTTTTCTATTTCCAACCAAAGCTAGAAGAGCAGCGTGTCTATCCTGAGTTTTCGTGTCTAGCTTGCTTGCTCACTTCCTATAACGGCAATCAAAGAAAATCTCGTTCTGATCCTATAACTTAACTAAACTTAACTAAGTAGTAAAGAGAAGATTAGGATGAGTAAGCCCTGACTTCAAGTCTATGTATAGCAACTAGCTATATTACTACTTATTAGTCATACTTTATCTTGATGGACCTATTGCCGCCTATTTAGAATAATAATAAAGTCTTCTATAGTTACTGGCATATTACTCCCATCAGTGAGAATTGTATACGTAGGAGAGAACCTTGCGCAAAAAGGGCTTTGCTTTATGGTATAGATTAGGAATTGGAATAAGTAAGGCTAACTAAAAGAGAGAAGAGGGTCTACAGTCATTCTATCTCAACACTGAAGAATAAGACGTCTATCCTTACTCTTGCATTAAATAGAATAATATTAAAGGGAGGGGAGTATATCGAATATAAGGCTGCCCTCAGGCAAACCCATAATAAGGCTGATGAAAGTGAAGCAGAATTTAAAACAAATATGGTACACTCTTGATCCTTACAGCACATCTTTACTATGACTAAAAAGTGCCGGAAGGAGAAAGTCAAAGAAGGACTCAAAACTTGCAGATAATGAATATAAAGATGAAAGATTGAATGCTTTATTAGAGATAGATTTTGACTTGGGCTTGAACAAAGCCATTCTTCGCCTTTCTTCGCTAGTTCGCTTAAGTACATAGGTTATGGCAATACAACATTCTATCTTTTGCTTAGGCTTGAAACACTTATTTTCTTAttatcttttttattttctttccccTAGGCAATCTCTTTGCTTGCTGACATAAACTTTCAACATAGATCAAGTTGTTTTTTAGGAGTTTTACCTCTTCTTACTTCTTGACATCAGAAAGACAAGCGCTTACCTCCTTCCTAGCAACCTACATATCTGTCTGCTCAAAGCACATTCGGAGTATAGTTGACTATTCCTCCTTTACGTATCTCAGCCAAAGCCTACTTTATTCTCTGCAAGCTAGGTAGTTAAGGAATTAAGTAACTAATTTAGACTGATTGGTGGCAGGCTCCGACGAAAGCTTATGGATTCAGCACTTTGCTATAAGAAAGAAGCAAGGTTGTCCGACAAAACTAGAGTTTTAAGTAAGCAAGAGATTGATTGCGTGGTAGGAAAGAAAGGAAACTACCAAGCAAGGGATTGTTTGCATATTATATACTTATTAACTTCCTGTCAATAAAGTACTAGTTTTTTAGTTAGTAGTGTGCAATACTGTTTAAGAAATGCATGCAATCTGAGACTTCAGAAAACGTATACTTGAGTCAAACTACACTAGAATAGTCAGTGAAAAACTACACTGAATTAGAAAGGTCTTTTCCTTGAAAGAATATGTTTTTTGCATCAAGAGGTTGTGAGGAAATAAGTAACATACTTAATGAGGAGGGGGTATGCATCTTATCATCTTCTATTCGAGAATAAGAAACGATCGAGAAAGGCTGCACATGAATCTTACTCTAGAAATGCCTGTGGAATGTCCATCATCGAGAAGAAGTCGATTCGCTGAAGCATAAaagagaagaaaggaagaagagatCTTATTAGTTTAGTTAACCCTTTGGCCAGCCCTTAGCATCTCAAGAATGCGCTCTTCTCAAGCGAATCCAAATAGGTGTTGGTTTGCGCAAAGGAAGTTGAAGCCAATAGACCAATGGAACTAATCAATCACTTGCTTTCCCGAACTGGACAGCAGGATTTTATCAGCACTGGACTGGAATCGCGTCGATGACTCTAATCTTTAGAGACAGAAGCAGATGGGAGAAGGTTGGATATGGATCATGATCAAGTCTACCTCGTAAGCCACTTAAAGATCTTTGAGCAGCTCGAGAGAGAAATCCGTCTTCATTGGTACAAAATAACCTTCGCCCCCCTTTTTTGTTATGGGATGGTGGTTCCTGTCTATCAACTAAGGTTATAAATTTATTCTATAAGAATCTAGTAGATCACGCACCTATTGTATTTAGTGTGATCTTGTGGGAGAGTAAGGAATCGCACCCTTAGCGTGAGGGGAATAGTCGGTTTCCTTTCCTTAACTAGACTACCTTACGGTAGCTCGACTGGGCACGTCAACGTATGTATTCTGTCTTCCCAATCAAACATTAGTCATTGCAGCTATTTCATCTGGTCTACTAGAGTAGAGAGATCTCTCACTTCACTGCACATCGCACTAACTAATAGCTAGCCGCCTCACGGGTCACCTTATTATGTGCAGCTAAAGCGGGGTGTGTGCATTGTTCAACTAGAGCCGAGGAGGACAAAAGAATAAGGAACAATAGGTTCGCTACCCGATTTCAATAGTTTCCTTGATTTGAAATCAATCCAATATCCTTTCGAGAATCTAGAGTGATATCAACAACCTCCTAGTTGAAGTACAGACGAGGAAGCAGCCTATTAGTTTCAGTCCAGTCCAGGAAAGGAAGGCAATCGATTCAATTCATTCCCCAATTTCAGGCTTGGTGCTGCGCATTATTAAGAATATCATATAGGAAGATGGACTAGCTCGAGACCTTGGCTTCAACCAATCAATTGAATCTTGGACACATTTAATTCTTAGATATTGCTTAAGGGATCACCACATATATTTCTCAGATTATCATGTCTGTCTCGTCTTGCTATTTCCATCGACCAACCATGAGAGTGTTAATCAACTCCACCTGGAGGAAGTGTCAAAGGCGTCTGTCTATCAGTTATTGATAAATCGAACAAACCTAAAGGATCTGGTGGTTGTGTAATTGTAAGATTACTGATCATGGGATACGGATCTAGTTCCTGGCTCTGCCTACGCAGAGCTGAGTCGGATAGTCTTGAAGAGATGTCTTGGAATGTTTGATGGCCGTGAAAGTAAGAATTCTTTTATTTAGCCATAATTCGCCTACTTTACTTTAGAGGACTAGCTCTTCCTATTGGACTCGTGGGATTGGAGACAGCACAACCTCAGGTTCACTATCTTCTTTAGAGTGGGACAGATAGACTAGAATGGGCTGGTTTTTCAAAAGACTTGAACACCCATCCGATATAGACTCATCGAGGGCAATGCGATAGGTCGTAGCCTGGGAGATAGGGGTTGAGCAACCAAGCGAACAAGGGCTCGTACTGTCGGAGGGTCCACAGGTTCCATTCTTGATCTGATTTCTCGCTATCTTATTCGGTGGTACAAAACGAAATACGACTCCTATTCTTGCCCGATGTAGGTAGCCACGCCCACTCT encodes the following:
- the LOC123103043 gene encoding putative cytochrome c biosynthesis ccmC-like mitochondrial protein, which gives rise to MSVSLLQPYFFMSKTKSYAQILIGSRLFLTAMAIHLSLRVAPPDLQQGGNSRISYVHVPAARMSIVIYIATAINSSLFPLTEHPLFLRSSGTGTEIGDFSTLFTLVTGGFRGRPMWGTFRVWDARLTSVFILFLIYLGALRFQKLPVEPAPISIHAGPIDIPIIKSPVNWWNTSHQPGSISRSGTSIHVPMPIPILSNFANFPFSTRILFVLETRLPIPSFPESPLTEEIEAREGIPLKT